The DNA window AAAATCATGACGGACTTGGATTGATGCTTTTAGGTGTAAGTGGTGATCAGGTATTGCCAAAAGACATTTATGAATCCATAAAGGAAAAAACGTTAAAAGTTGTTAGAGGAACGGTTCAGGCAGATATTTTAAAAGAGGACCAGGCTCAAAATACATGCATTTTCTCTACTGAATTTGCATTGCGCCTTATGGGAGATGTACAACAATATTTTATTGAAAATGCAGTTCGTAATTTCTATTCCGTTTCCATTTCCGGTTACCATATTGCAGAAGCAGGAGCTAATCCGATTTCGCAGCTAGCATTTACACTTGCCAATGGTTTTACCTATGTAGAATACTATTTAAGCCGTGGGATGGACATCAATAAATTTGCGCCTAATCTATCTTTCTTTTTCTCCAATGGCGTTGATCCTGAATACGCAGTAATCGGCAGGGTGGCGAGAAAAATTTGGTCGAAAACCCTTCGTGATAAATATGGTGCAAATGAGCGGTCTCAAATGCTTAAATACCATATTCAGACTTCCGGTAGATCATTGCACGCTCAGGAAATTGATTTCAATGATATCAGAACTACGCTTCAGGCACTCTATGCTATTTATGACAACTGCAATTCCTTACATACAAATGCGTACGATGAAGCAATTACAACACCAACCGAAGACAGCGTAAGACGAGCAGTGGCCATCCAGTTGATTATTAATAAAGAACTCGGATTGACTAAAAATGAGAACCCAATACAAGGTTCTTTTATAATCGAAGAACTTACTGATTTAGTAGAAGAAGCAGTTCTTGCTGAATTTGATAGAATTACTGAAAGAGGAGGAGTACTTGGTGCAATGGAAACCATGTATCAAAGAGGAAAAATTCAAGAGGAAAGCCTTTACTATGAAACGCTAAAGCACACCGGTGAATACCCAATTATCGGTGTGAATACATTTTTAAATTCTAAAGGTTCACCAACAATAATTCCAAATGAAGTTATCAGGGCCACAAGAAATGAAAAGGAATATCAAATAGAGATGCTGGAGCGGCTTCAAATGAGAAACTCTGATAAATCAGAAAATGCATTGAGTAAAATACAAGATGCTGCAGTCAAAAACGAAAATATATTCGAAGAATTAATGAATGCCGTCAAATATTGTTCATTGGGACAAATCACTTCTTCGTTATTTGAAGTAGGTGGTCAGTATAGAAGAAACATGTAATATCAGCTATTCGCTTTATTTATTCGAAATTCCGTAATTACTTTCTCCAAATTGGTTAATTGGTTATCGGATTTAGTCATAAATGTTCTTGCACCGTATTTTTGACCTTGCTTAAGCCAGTGGGTATTTTCTACACCAGACATCATTATAATGGTGCATTTTGGATAATTTTTCTTTAAAACGCGAAGCGCCATAAGTCCATCCATAACCTCTGTGCCTACACTTAATTGGTAATCCAGAAAAATTATACCCGGGTCAGTATTTAAACTATTTAAAGCTCTTTCTGCACTTTTATAGGACTCGACTTCAAAACCATAGGTAAAAGATAATTTGTGCTTTAATGCCTTGGCAAATAATGGATCATCATCTATAATAACTGCTTTATCCATATAATAAACTTTAGTGCATTCTATCGCCTCGAACTGTAAGCATGGATATAATCATTTTCTCCTCTTCTAAAAACTCCTCCCAACGCTTTTTAACATATTCAAGAGGCATGTATTTCTTTGCAAGGTCGATAAAATTTCTATAATGACCGGCTTCTGATACCATGAAATCATAATAGAACTTTCTTAAATACTCTTCCGGATGGTTTTCATATAATAATTTAAAGCGCTCACAACTTCTGGCTTCAATTAATGCATTTAACAGTAGTTTCTCTACAAGTTGTTGTTCTCTACTCCCCCCTTTTCTTATTGATTTATTTAATTCTGCAACATATTCATCCTTTCTTGCCTTACCCAAATTCATTCCTCTTTTGTTCATTTCATCAATGACTCTTTCAAAATGACTCCATTCCTCAGCAACAATAGGCGTCAATGCTTCAACTATTTCTTTTTTATCAGCGTATTGTACAATGAGAGAAATACAGGAAGAAGCTGCTTTTTGTTCACAATAGGCGTGGTCAATTAAAATTTCCTCAACACTTATTTGTGCGAGGTCAATCCACCGTGGATCTGTTGGTAATTTTAACCCTAACATAATTTTTAAAATTAATCATAAAACTGCCATCTAAAACCCAATGATACTGCATCCGGTCTTTGGACGCCCGTATAATAGGGACTTGAAAAATAACCGGGAACAGCCCAACCTTGTATGAAATATGGCACCTTGACAAATGCCTGGGCCTGGCGGAATTGGAAACTCGCAAATACATCCGGTACAATGGTCTGATCTAATCTGAATTCATCTTGTAAATGAAACTGGAAATTTGCCGGCATGTAAGCATTCCCATAATAGGCCGATCGGTAAAATGCCTCTATTCCGAATTGAATTGAGGATTTTCCACGTGTAATCCGAGATTCAAAATACAGAATTGCTTTTGAGAATAATTCCGGAAACCTAAATACATCCGGGCCTCCTGATTTTCCGTACTGAACTAATCCTGAAAAGTTTAATTTCCAAAATTTAAGACTTGTTTCTATGCCCGCATAAACAATAGCATTCTCTTTAGTCGTTTGTCTTGCTTGTGCAAATTGATCATAATAAATATAATTATTGATTCTATGAAAATTCACAAAAGGTTTAAAGGTTTGCTGGCCAATTCGAAAACGGTATGATGCATTTAAGTTATCGCTTAGTGTTCGGTTAAAATCATTGTTCCAGATAAAATGATTGCTGTTAAAACGATTTTGTACGATATCCGGTGAATAGTAAATTCTACTTAAAACCACGTTGAATTTTTTTCCACTTATATTTAATCCAATTCTGTAATCTCCGGGTAATTGACTTTCACCACTTATTCTTATATCCAAACTATCTATGGCTGAGTTAATTTTTTTTCTCAATACCCCGCCGACAAACAGTTCCGTATTCCATTCATTGCTAAAATTGCTGTAAAAGTATCGATGCCTCATATAGCCGCGATAGAAAAATCCCTGTTTAAAACTTCCTCCCAGACCCATTTTATTTTCATACAAGGAATACTGAGTTGTAAAAAGTGTATTATCTATACTTTGGTAATAAGTGAAATTATAAAATGTATCAGTGTTTGCTAATGAATTATCCGTAAAGCGGTCCTTGATATTTACACGGTCAAATTCATGGAAAAGTCTGAAATCAGAGGTTGAGTCGCGTAATATTTTAAAATGTTGATAGAGGTGGTGATTATTTCTTCTTTCCCAGGTGAAAGCATCATTTAACCAGACATTTGCACTTTGGTATAAATACAAATCTTCCGGAATTCTATCAGATAATAAAGGCCTAATCCCACCTTGTTCTTCTACTTCATGGCTTAGGTGAGAATAATGATAAAGAACTTTGTACCTTCCATTTTTAGATCTGTAATTAGTATTGTAAATAAAACTCCAATGCTCAACCAGCCGGTCTCTTCCGACATTAGCTAAACTTTTATCGGATGTAAATCGGTCTACTTTGAACGTTGAATTAAAATAGGGCCCGATATTTCTGGAAAATTCTGCTTTTAAATTGGAAAAATTATTTGCCCCTTGTACATATTTTAACTCTGTGAATGGCGACCTTGTATTAAAATACCTGACTTCATCGGGACTCTCAAAATACTCATCGTAAATATTGATTCCGTAGTTGGTTCCGATGTTCGTTCTTGCTTTATAGAATACCGGAAACAAAGCAGAACCCAAATTTCCAAGATCCTGATAGAGATTATTGTTTATTGTTTGCCAGTTATATCTATGGACAAAATTGATGCTTGTATCAGGATTGTACTGGTTTAGTTCACCATCTATTACATCTTTTTCATGAAAATAAAATGTAGTATTTTGATTGTAAACCTGTTTCGTGGAATCGTCGAGAATTTGCGCCTCTGAAACCAATGAAAACAAAACCGTAAATGATATGATATAGCATTTTTTTATCATTTAATTGATTTCTGAATCGTTTGTAAAAATTCATCTTCATTATTTAAAAATGCTACCTCTACCGGTAAATAATATGCTTTGTGCTTTTGAAAAAAATCTTTGAATCGAACATCATTGAGTTTTACATAATCTTTCTCTGTGCACAGAATTGCAGCTTCGGGATATTTCTTTAGCCATGCTTCCATATCTTCAATATCATCTGAAAAATAATCGTAATGGTCTGCGTATTTTTTTTCAAAAAGGATCTCAAAATTTTGTTTCACATGTTCTACAAAAGGATTTGAATCGGCCAGTCCAGAAACTAAAATAACTTGTTTGGGACATTCTTTATCGGATCCGGAAAAAGAATGAGGCCGCCCGTAATTTAATTTGGTGAAAAAAATTGGCGTATTGTTTTTTGCAAAGTTTAAAACTTTACGTTTGATTGATTCCTGTATCTCTTCAGGCAAATCATCCGGACATTTAGTTATTACAACGATATCAGCTCTTCTTGCCCCATAATGAGGTTCTCTGAGCATACCCGTTGGTAATAAAAAATCCTTGTAAAAAGGCTGTTTAAAAGTTGTAAGTAAAATGTTGACCTTAGGCTTGACAAACCTGTGTTGAAAGGCATCATCAAGAATAACTAGATTGACATCATTTTTTTCTGACAAGAGTCGAGGTATGGCAAGCGCTCTTTCTTCACAAACTGTAACGAGCGCTTTATTTTTTAATTTATTATATATCTGAAGTGGTTCATCCCCAATATCTCTCGCCGTTTTAGCATCATCGGCAATTATAAACCCTCTGGTTTCACGGCCATAACCCCGACTGATTGTCGCAATGTTATATTTATTGCTAAGTAAGTTTATCAAATACTCCACATGTGGTGTTTTGCCGGTACCTCCTACCCTTAAATTACCTATACTAATCACCGGGATATCAAATTCAATGGATTTTAATATACCGGAGTTAAACATCCAGTTTCTAACAGCTGTAATAAAAGCATAGAGTAATGAAAAGGGAAATAATAATAGTCTTACAAATATCAAATGATTAAGTATTTTGCATTTTAAATTGCGAATCAAAATAACACAAAACTGATGTTATTATGACAAAAATTAAAGACATATCTGGGAGTCTTGAAGAATTTGCTCCCCTGCAATTACAGGAAAATTACGACAATGCCGGATTAATTATAGGAAATCCCGAAACTGAGGTCAACGCTATCCTTTTTTGTTTGGATTCAACGGAGGAGGTTATAGAAGAGGCCATTCAAAAAAAATGCAATTTAGTTATCGCTCACCATCCTATTATTTTTACCGGCTTAAAAAAAATACAAAATCAGCACTATGTAGAAAAAACAGTTAGAAAAGCCATAAAAAATGATATTGCCATTTATGCTTCCCATACCAATTTAGACAATGTTTATTTAGGTGTAAACAATAAAATAGCCGAAAAGCTGGACTTGATCAATACAAAAATATTGAGGGTCAAAGAAGATGAAATGACCGGTGCCGGTCTAATTGGAGAATTAAGAGAATCTTTAAACGAATCAGAATTTCTTGAAAAAGTAAAAAAGGCTATGTCGATAGAAGTCTTAAGACACAGTGATTTCCTGAACAGGAAGATTAAAAAAGTAGCACTATGTGGGGGTGCCGGAAGCTTTTTAATAAAGGATGCAATTATGGAAAATGCAGATGCCTTTATTACAGGTGATGTAAAATACCACGAATTCTTTGAAGCCAATTTTGAAATCCTTTTACTGGATATTGGGCACTATGAAAGTGAGCGGTTTACAATAGAGATTTTTCATAAGGTTTTATCAGGAAAATTCCCTAATATTGCACTCCAATTTTCAGAGGTGAATACGAATCCGATTAATTACTCAACTTAATACATGGAAAGTACTAATAACGTAGCCAAACAACTTAAAGCACTTCAAAACCTTCAATCAATCGATACCAAACTCGATGAAATTAAAAGGCTTAGAGGAGATTTACCAGAGGAACTAAAAGATCTGGAAGATGAAATCGCTGGTTTAGAAACCAGAATTCAAAGAACCAACGATGAAATAGCCAATTTTAATGAAGAAATTGCTAATAGAAAAAACAACATCAAGGATTCTGAAAAGCTGATTGCAAAGTACAAAGAGCAGCAAATGAATGTTAGAAATAACAGGGAGTATGATGCAATCACAAAGGAAATTGAATTACAGGAGCTTGAAATACAGGTTTCTGAGAAAAAAATCAAGGAAGCTTACGAAGTTATTGAGCAAAAGAAGGAACAGGTGGGTGAAACTCAGGCTCTTTTAGATAACCGAAATAGCGATCTGGAGAATAAAAAGAAAGAGCTGGATGTGATTATTTCTGAGTCACAGGATGAGGAAGAAAAATTGATGAAAGACAGACAGAAATCAGTCAACCAGGTTGAAGAAAGACTCCTAAATTACTACGAAAAACTTCGAGCCAATGTGAAAAATGGAATGGCTGTAGTAACCGTTAAAAATGGTGCTGTAGAAGGAAGCTTTATTCAAATTCCTCCGCAAAAAATTGCTGAGATAAAGGAGAAAAAGAAAATTGTTTTGGATGAACATTCCGGTCGAATTCTCGCTGATGTTGAAGAGGTGGTAGAAGAAGAAAAACCAAAGAAAAGGAGAACTACACGAACAACCACTAAAAAGAAAACCACAGCAAAAAAAGCTTAAGAATTAAGTCCCTCTAAAAGGGACTTTTTTTATTTTCAGGCTTTGAAAAAAACACTTTACATTTTTTTTGTTCTAATCATTGTTGGTAAAAACTCATTTGCCGATGAGAATAAATTCCCCAAAGAACAATTTCAACGACTCTACCAATTAAACATAGACACAAGTCAATTAGAGGTTGCAACAAATGCCTACTATGTGCTGGCAGAGAATTACAATGATTTTTTATTTCTGCTCATTAATGGAAATCCAGAGTTATTCCAATTATTTAAACGGAGACATGCTCGAAGATTGGAAAATATTGAGGTTTCAGGAAGCAGTGAAAAGATAAAAACCTTTTGTAGTGCAGAGATAGATCTTCAATGGGCACTAATCCATTGGCGATTTGGTGAATATTTAAGATGTGGTGTACTCTTAAGAAGGGCGTATAAAAGCTTAATTGATCTTCAAGCGATGCACCCTGATTTTATTGAAGTCAATAAATCTCTGGGCCTTCTTCATATTATGCTATCTGCAATCCCTGAAGAATTCCATTGGTTAACCAATCTGTTTGGTTTTGAAAATAATTTAGACCGTGGATTTAAGGAGTTATCAAAATGTGTAAATAGCGAAAATGATTTTCAACTTGAGGCCAATCTTTTCCTTAGTTACGTATATATTTTCATTCTGGATCAAAAAAATGAAGGATTTAGAATATTAGAAAATCTTGCGCCTTATGATACAAAACTGGCCTCTCTTTCATTTATAATTTTTTGTCATAAAGCGGGAGAAAATGAAAAAGGTCTTGAAGAGATCTATAAAAACAAATGGATATTTCCACCTATACATCTGGAACCCATAGTTTCTCTTATCAGAGGCGAGTTACATTTAAAAAAACTGGAGTATGAGGATGCGATTTTTAACTATAAAAATTTTTTACTCACTTATTACGGCAAAGGATTTACTTCTAATGCGCGTTTAAAACTGCTTTATGCTTACTATCTTCTTGGTGATTTTAGTAAGACCGACTTGGAGATGAACAGAAAAATTGAGGATGAATCTGATTTGATTGTTTCAGATAAATATGCCCAAAAGTTTTTTGGTGATAAAAAGTTACCTGAAAAGGTTTTGCTAAAGTCGAGATTGCTATTTGATGGAGGTTATTTTAATGAAGCAAAAAATCAAATTCAATTGTATGCCTTATCATCAAATAAAAATGAGGAACATGAAATTGAATATTATTATAGATTAGCGAGGATTGAACAGAGTTTAAAAAATTTCGATTTATGCATCCCCGCCTTTAAAAAATGCATTGAAATTCAGGGTGATGCCAACTATTATTTTGCCCCTAATTCCTGTCTTCAATTAGGTCATATTTATACATCCAAAGGCGAAAAAGAGAAGGCAGTATTATACTACAATAAGGCCCTGGAATACAGAAAATACCCATACAGCCAAAGCATTGAACATCAGTCTAAATCCGCACTTAATGCGTTTGATTCAAATGAATAGAACTGAGATGTCGTGTATCATTGAAGTTTGAAATGTGAAACATCGTTCCGGTGTACACCAGTTCATAAAGACAAAGATTGGCATGTTCAAATGTATCCATATCCTTAAGAGGATAATTCAGCAAATGTGTTAGTAATATTCTCATGGCCCGTCCATGCATACAAATAAGTATACATTTTTCATTTTCCTGGGCAAGGATATGATTAAAAGCTTCAATTTGACGATATACAACATCTTCCGGACTTTCTCCGCCCTCAATCTTGTGTTGTGTTTCGCCTTTTTTCCAAAGCGTCAGCATTTGGTGATAATAAGCATCTTCTTCAGGTGTTATGGCCTGCCCTTCTCTATTTCCCCATGAAATTTCATTCAGCCCTTCTAGTTTTTCCCATGGAATGCCTTTCTCAATAAATTTTTCAATGCTTTCCCAGCTTCTTTTTAACTTTGAAGTATATATCTTATCAAAGGGGATATGTTGATAGGCCTGAAAGAACGTTTCTGCTTGAAGTCTTCCAAAATCATTCAAGCCCGCATCAACGCCACTTCCCTGCACAATTCCTTTTAAATTGAAATCGGTTTGCCCATGTCTGATTAGATATATTTTTTTGACTCCCAAATTTTTAATAAAATTTGCGCGAAGTTAACACCTATCATGATAAAACATAAACCAAGTCTCAAAGAATTAAATAAGATAAATAAGGGAAATATGGGTGAACATCTCGATATTGTTTATACAGACATTGGAGATGATTACCTTGAAGGAAAAATGCCAGTTGATAATAGAACAAAACAACCTTTTGGACTATTACATGGAGGGGCGTCAGTTGTTCTTGCAGAAACGCTTGGAAGTTTGGCTTCACAACTATGTGTTGATGGTAAAAAACAATTCTGCGTTGGTATTGAGATAAATGCAAATCATATCAAAGGTGTGCGAGCTGGTTATGTAACTGGAAAAGCCTCTGCCATACATATTGGCAAAAAAACGCATGTTTGGGAAATTAAAATCATTGATGAGCAAGACGATCTTGTTTGTATTAGCCGATTAACAGTAGCTGTCATAGACAAAAGATAATTTAAGGTTTAGCACAATGCCACCATGGTCAAATTAGAAAAGAATAAGGCATTTGTAATATTTAAAAAACCATTTGAAAAAGAATTCAATTTTTTAAGTGGCCCCTGGATAAAAACAAATATATCCCAAAAACCAGGCGAGGGTTTTGTTTTAGCCCCATTCGATTTGAACAGAAATCTGGCTTATCATATTCAGGGAAAATCAAAAGTGATAAATTCTTTCCCCAAAAACATAGATTCTTTAATCAAAATAAAAAGTTGGAAACCCTTAAAATCCAACACGGACTATAAAGATTTGGTGGATAAAGCCTTAATAAATATTAGGAAAGGCGACTTTAAAAAAATAGTCTTGTCGCGCTGTGAAATTCAATCTATTCCAAAAGGGTTTGAATTAGGTTCTTATTTTGAGAAAATATCAGCGGCCTATCCTGAATGTATGGTTTATTTAATTCATATTCCAAATGAAGCCTGTTGGTTTGGAGCCAGCCCGGAGTTATTAGGTAAGTTTAGTTCAGAAAATATATTTCAAACAGTTGCTTTGGCCGGAACAATTAAAAAATCTGATTTTCTTAATGGTCAAAAATGGACTGAAAAAGAGATTATTGAACAAGAATTGGTGACTGATTTTATTATTAAAAAAATAAACAATTTATCACCCGGGTTATTAAGTTCAAGAGGCCCGGAAAATGTTGAAACAGGAGACTTAATCCATTTAAAATCCAGTATAGAAGCAGAAATTGCTCAGGATGTGGCTATGCAACTTGTTTTGGCACTTCATCCCAGTCCGGCAGTTAGTGGAATCCCTCAAAAAAAGGCCATTGATTATATAAATAATAATGAAAATTATGAACGTGAATTTTACTCTGGTTTTTTTGGGATTATTGAAAGCTCAAGTGAATTTGAATTTTATGTTAATTTGAGGTGCATGCAATTATTAAAGCAAGAAGCTATTTTATATGCGGGCGCCGGAATTACGACTGATTCTGACTCCGGTAAAGAATATTTAGAAACATCTAATAAATTAAATGCTTTAAAACGCCATTTTCATGCCTAATCAAACCCATTATGACATTGCACATTTATTACATCTAAAAGGTGTTGAAGATATAGTTATGTCCCCGGGATCGAGATGTGCTCCCTTGACTATTTCCATGGTTAGGCATCCTGAACTAAAAACATATACTTTTTCTGATGAAAGATCTGCGGCATTTATTGCGCTGGGCATGGCGGAGAGCAGTTCAAAACCCGTTGCTTTAATTTGCACCTCTGGTACGGCAGTATTGAATTATTACCCGGCAATTACAGAAGCTTTTTACAGAGGAATTCCGCTAATTGTAATAACTGCAGATCGGCCTCCTGAATTAATTGATCAATGGGATGGACAGACCATTCGACAAAGCCATGTATTTAAAAACCACATTGTTGATTCTATTGATTTGCCTGTAAATCTGGAATTAGAT is part of the Hyphobacterium sp. CCMP332 genome and encodes:
- a CDS encoding response regulator, whose protein sequence is MDKAVIIDDDPLFAKALKHKLSFTYGFEVESYKSAERALNSLNTDPGIIFLDYQLSVGTEVMDGLMALRVLKKNYPKCTIIMMSGVENTHWLKQGQKYGARTFMTKSDNQLTNLEKVITEFRINKANS
- a CDS encoding tRNA-(ms[2]io[6]A)-hydroxylase, yielding MLGLKLPTDPRWIDLAQISVEEILIDHAYCEQKAASSCISLIVQYADKKEIVEALTPIVAEEWSHFERVIDEMNKRGMNLGKARKDEYVAELNKSIRKGGSREQQLVEKLLLNALIEARSCERFKLLYENHPEEYLRKFYYDFMVSEAGHYRNFIDLAKKYMPLEYVKKRWEEFLEEEKMIISMLTVRGDRMH
- the lpxK gene encoding tetraacyldisaccharide 4'-kinase — translated: MIFVRLLLFPFSLLYAFITAVRNWMFNSGILKSIEFDIPVISIGNLRVGGTGKTPHVEYLINLLSNKYNIATISRGYGRETRGFIIADDAKTARDIGDEPLQIYNKLKNKALVTVCEERALAIPRLLSEKNDVNLVILDDAFQHRFVKPKVNILLTTFKQPFYKDFLLPTGMLREPHYGARRADIVVITKCPDDLPEEIQESIKRKVLNFAKNNTPIFFTKLNYGRPHSFSGSDKECPKQVILVSGLADSNPFVEHVKQNFEILFEKKYADHYDYFSDDIEDMEAWLKKYPEAAILCTEKDYVKLNDVRFKDFFQKHKAYYLPVEVAFLNNEDEFLQTIQKSIK
- a CDS encoding Nif3-like dinuclear metal center hexameric protein, producing MTKIKDISGSLEEFAPLQLQENYDNAGLIIGNPETEVNAILFCLDSTEEVIEEAIQKKCNLVIAHHPIIFTGLKKIQNQHYVEKTVRKAIKNDIAIYASHTNLDNVYLGVNNKIAEKLDLINTKILRVKEDEMTGAGLIGELRESLNESEFLEKVKKAMSIEVLRHSDFLNRKIKKVALCGGAGSFLIKDAIMENADAFITGDVKYHEFFEANFEILLLDIGHYESERFTIEIFHKVLSGKFPNIALQFSEVNTNPINYST
- a CDS encoding tetratricopeptide repeat protein is translated as MKKTLYIFFVLIIVGKNSFADENKFPKEQFQRLYQLNIDTSQLEVATNAYYVLAENYNDFLFLLINGNPELFQLFKRRHARRLENIEVSGSSEKIKTFCSAEIDLQWALIHWRFGEYLRCGVLLRRAYKSLIDLQAMHPDFIEVNKSLGLLHIMLSAIPEEFHWLTNLFGFENNLDRGFKELSKCVNSENDFQLEANLFLSYVYIFILDQKNEGFRILENLAPYDTKLASLSFIIFCHKAGENEKGLEEIYKNKWIFPPIHLEPIVSLIRGELHLKKLEYEDAIFNYKNFLLTYYGKGFTSNARLKLLYAYYLLGDFSKTDLEMNRKIEDESDLIVSDKYAQKFFGDKKLPEKVLLKSRLLFDGGYFNEAKNQIQLYALSSNKNEEHEIEYYYRLARIEQSLKNFDLCIPAFKKCIEIQGDANYYFAPNSCLQLGHIYTSKGEKEKAVLYYNKALEYRKYPYSQSIEHQSKSALNAFDSNE
- a CDS encoding histidine phosphatase family protein, giving the protein MGVKKIYLIRHGQTDFNLKGIVQGSGVDAGLNDFGRLQAETFFQAYQHIPFDKIYTSKLKRSWESIEKFIEKGIPWEKLEGLNEISWGNREGQAITPEEDAYYHQMLTLWKKGETQHKIEGGESPEDVVYRQIEAFNHILAQENEKCILICMHGRAMRILLTHLLNYPLKDMDTFEHANLCLYELVYTGTMFHISNFNDTRHLSSIHLNQTH
- a CDS encoding hotdog fold thioesterase — translated: MIKHKPSLKELNKINKGNMGEHLDIVYTDIGDDYLEGKMPVDNRTKQPFGLLHGGASVVLAETLGSLASQLCVDGKKQFCVGIEINANHIKGVRAGYVTGKASAIHIGKKTHVWEIKIIDEQDDLVCISRLTVAVIDKR
- a CDS encoding chorismate-binding protein → MVKLEKNKAFVIFKKPFEKEFNFLSGPWIKTNISQKPGEGFVLAPFDLNRNLAYHIQGKSKVINSFPKNIDSLIKIKSWKPLKSNTDYKDLVDKALINIRKGDFKKIVLSRCEIQSIPKGFELGSYFEKISAAYPECMVYLIHIPNEACWFGASPELLGKFSSENIFQTVALAGTIKKSDFLNGQKWTEKEIIEQELVTDFIIKKINNLSPGLLSSRGPENVETGDLIHLKSSIEAEIAQDVAMQLVLALHPSPAVSGIPQKKAIDYINNNENYEREFYSGFFGIIESSSEFEFYVNLRCMQLLKQEAILYAGAGITTDSDSGKEYLETSNKLNALKRHFHA